Proteins co-encoded in one Astyanax mexicanus isolate ESR-SI-001 chromosome 1, AstMex3_surface, whole genome shotgun sequence genomic window:
- the LOC111190075 gene encoding zinc finger protein 239-like, with protein MESRKMSINQPASSPTPPKQMQKSTGKKKTHHCSDCGNSFSQLSHLQRHQRIHTGEKPYYCSDCGKSFSRQSTLQRHQRIHTGEKPFYCPDCGRSFTDQSYLKSHQRIHTGEKPYYCSDCGRSFTDQSTLKNHQRIHTGEKPYYCSDCGMSFSQQNTLKKHQRIHTGEKPYHCSDCGKSFSQQNTLKNHKRIHTGEKPYHCSDCGRSFAVQSVLKKHQRIHTGEKPYYCSDCGRSFTDQSYLQKHQRIHTGEKPYFCSDCEKNFRYSGSLKKHKCSKISNGTGLGFQKHCKGKNLTS; from the coding sequence ATGGAATCCAGAAAAATGTCCATTAATCAGCCAGcatcctctcctactcctcccaaacaaatgcagaaaagtacaggcaagaagaaaactcaccattgctcagactgtgggaacagttttagtCAACTGAGTCATCTCCAacgccaccagcgcattcacactggagagaaaccttattactgctcagactgtggtaaAAGTTTTAGTCGTCAGAGTACTCTCCAACgccatcagcgcattcacactggagagaaacctttTTACTGCCCAGACTGTGGAAGGAGTTTTACTGATCAGAGTTATCTCAAAagccaccagcgcattcacactggagaaaaaccatattactgctcagactgtggaaggaGTTTTACTGatcagagtactctcaaaaatcaccagcgcattcatactggagagaaaccgtattactgctcagactgtgggatgagttttagtcaacagaatactctcaaaaaacaccagcgcattcacactggagagaaaccataccactgctcagactgtggaaagagttttagtcaACAGAATACTCTTAAAAATcacaagcgcattcacactggagaaaaaccctatcactgctcagactgtgggaggagttttgcTGTTCAAAGTgttctcaaaaaacaccagcgcattcacactggagagaaaccgtattactgctcagactgtgggaggagttttactgatCAGAGttatctccaaaaacaccagcgcattcacactggagagaaaccatattttTGCTCCGATTGTGAGAAGAACTTCAGGTATTCTGGTAGCCTGAAGAAACACAAATGCTCTAAGATCAGTAATGGAACAGGGTTAGGTTTCCAAAAACATTGTAAAGGTAAGaacttaactagttaa
- the LOC111190074 gene encoding zinc finger protein 239-like isoform X2, which yields MKSMLSCFRSPAPVDNFRICWKFIVHKQDKLHKQGKNMASRKMSINQPTSSATPPKQMQKSTGKKKTHHCSDCGKSFTQQGTLQLHQCIHTGEKPYQCSDCGKSFNRQSTLQRHQRIHTGEKLYQCSDCGKSFNRQSTLQRHQRIHTGEKPYYCSDCGRSFTDQSTLKKHQRIHTGEKPYYCSDCGMSFSQQNTLKKHQRIHTGEKPYHCSDCGKSFSQQNTLKNHKRVHTGEKPYYCSDCGRSFTDHSHLQKHQRIHTGEKPYFCSDCKKNFRYSGSLKKHKCSKISNGTGLGFQKHCKGKNLVN from the coding sequence AAATCAATGCTGTCCTGTTTCAGGTCTCCTGCTCCTGTTGACAACTTCCGAATCTGTTGGAAATTCATAGTTCACAAACAGGATAAACTACATAAACAGGGGAAGAACATGGCATCCAGAAAAATGTCCATTAATCAGCCAACATCCTCTGCTACTCCtcccaaacaaatgcagaaaagtacaggcaagaagaaaactcaccactgctcagactgtgggaaaagttttactcaacagggtACTCTCCAACtacaccagtgcattcacactggagagaaaccgtatcaatgctcagactgtggcaaaAGTTTTAATCGTCAGAGTACTCTCCAacgccaccagcgcattcacactggagagaaattgtatcaatgctcagactgtggcaaaAGTTTTAATCGTCAGAGTACTCTCCAacgccaccagcgcattcacactggagagaaaccgtattactgctcagactgtgggaggagttttactgatcagagtactctcaaaaaacaccagcgcattcacactggagagaaaccgtattattgctcagactgtgggatgagttttagtcaacagaatactctcaaaaaacaccagcgcattcacactggagagaaaccgtatcactgctcagactgtggaaagagttttagtcaacagaatactctcaaaaatcacaagcgcgttcacactggagagaaaccatattactgctcagactgtgggaggagttttactgatCATAgtcatctccaaaaacaccagcgcattcacactggagagaaaccgtattttTGCTCTGATTGTAAGAAGAACTTTAGGTATTCTGGTAGCCTGAAGAAACACAAATGCTCTAAGATCAGTAATGGAACAGGGTTAGGTTTCCAAAAACATTGTAAAGGTAAGAACTTGGTTAACTAG
- the LOC111190072 gene encoding zinc finger protein OZF-like — protein sequence MSINGPTSSPTPPKQMQKRTGKKKTHHCSDCGKSFSQQSHLQLHQRIHTGEKQYYCSDCGKSFTQQSHLQCHQRIHTGEKPYNCSDCGKSFSRQSNLQLHQRIHTGEKPYHCSDCGKSFSRQSHLQLHQRIHTGEKPYHCLDCGKSFSRQGHLQEHQRIHTGEKQYYCSDCGKTFTQQNHLQCHQRIHTGVKPYYCSDCGKTFTRQSTLKNHQRIHTGEKPYHCSDCGRSFTDQSTLKKHQRIHTGEKPYYCSDCGRSFTRQSILKKHQRIHTREKPYHCSDCGKSFSQQISLKKHRCIHTGEKPYHCSDCGKSFTCQSILKKHQHIHTGEKPYHCSDCGKSFSQQSHLQRHQRIHTGEKPYHCSDCGRSFGCQSHLQQHQRIHAREKPFYCSDCGRSFTVQSHLKKHQRIHTGEKPNFSQTVRRASGILVT from the coding sequence ATGTCCATTAATGGGCCAACATCATCTCCTACCCCAcccaaacaaatgcagaaacGTACAGGCAAGAAGAAAACTcaccactgttcagactgtggaaaaagttttagtcaacagagtcatctccaactacaccaacgcattcacactggagagaaacagtattactgctcagattgtgggaaaagttttactcaacagagtcatctccaatgccaccagcgtattcacactggggagaaaccgtataactgctcagactgtggaaagagttttagtcgTCAGAGTAATCTCCAacttcaccagcgcattcacactggagagaaaccgtatcactgctcagactgtggaaagagttttagtcgtcagagtcatctccaactacaccagcgcattcacactggggagaaaccttatcactgcttagactgtgggaagagttttagtcgtcAGGgtcatctccaagaacaccagcgcattcacactggagagaaacagtattactgctcagattgtgggaaaacttttactcaacagaatcatctccaatgccaccagcgcattcacactggggtgaaaccgtattactgctcagactgtgggaaaactTTTACTCGTCAAAGtactctcaaaaaccaccagcgcattcacactggagagaaaccgtatcactgctcagactgtggaaggaGTTTTACTGATCAGAGTactctaaaaaaacaccagcgcattcacactggggagaaaccatattactgctcagactgtgggaggagttttactcgtCAGAGTatcctcaaaaaacaccagcgcattcacaccagagagaaaccatatcactgctcagactgtggaaagagttttagtcaacagattagtctcaaaaaacaccggtgcattcacactggagagaaaccgtaccactgctcagactgtgggaagagttttacttgtCAGAGTatcctcaaaaaacaccagcacattcacactggagagaaaccgtatcactgctccgactgtgggaagagttttagtcagcagagtcatctccaacgccaccagcgcattcacactggagagaaaccttatcactgctcagattgtgggaggagttttggttgtcagagtcatctccaacaacaccagcgcattcacgcTAGAGAGAAACCattttactgctcagactgtgggaggagttttactgttcagagtcatctcaaaaaacaccagcgcattcacactggagagaaaccaaatttttctcagactgtgagaagagctTCAGGTATTCTTGTAACCTGA
- the LOC111190074 gene encoding gastrula zinc finger protein XlCGF49.1-like isoform X3 produces MASRKMSINQPTSSATPPKQMQKSTGKKKTHHCSDCGKSFTQQGTLQLHQCIHTGEKPYQCSDCGKSFNRQSTLQRHQRIHTGEKLYQCSDCGKSFNRQSTLQRHQRIHTGEKPYYCSDCGRSFTDQSTLKKHQRIHTGEKPYYCSDCGMSFSQQNTLKKHQRIHTGEKPYHCSDCGKSFSQQNTLKNHKRVHTGEKPYYCSDCGRSFTDHSHLQKHQRIHTGEKPYFCSDCKKNFRYSGSLKKHKCSKISNGTGLGFQKHCKGKNLVN; encoded by the coding sequence ATGGCATCCAGAAAAATGTCCATTAATCAGCCAACATCCTCTGCTACTCCtcccaaacaaatgcagaaaagtacaggcaagaagaaaactcaccactgctcagactgtgggaaaagttttactcaacagggtACTCTCCAACtacaccagtgcattcacactggagagaaaccgtatcaatgctcagactgtggcaaaAGTTTTAATCGTCAGAGTACTCTCCAacgccaccagcgcattcacactggagagaaattgtatcaatgctcagactgtggcaaaAGTTTTAATCGTCAGAGTACTCTCCAacgccaccagcgcattcacactggagagaaaccgtattactgctcagactgtgggaggagttttactgatcagagtactctcaaaaaacaccagcgcattcacactggagagaaaccgtattattgctcagactgtgggatgagttttagtcaacagaatactctcaaaaaacaccagcgcattcacactggagagaaaccgtatcactgctcagactgtggaaagagttttagtcaacagaatactctcaaaaatcacaagcgcgttcacactggagagaaaccatattactgctcagactgtgggaggagttttactgatCATAgtcatctccaaaaacaccagcgcattcacactggagagaaaccgtattttTGCTCTGATTGTAAGAAGAACTTTAGGTATTCTGGTAGCCTGAAGAAACACAAATGCTCTAAGATCAGTAATGGAACAGGGTTAGGTTTCCAAAAACATTGTAAAGGTAAGAACTTGGTTAACTAG
- the LOC111190070 gene encoding zinc finger protein 239-like isoform X2, which produces MESRKMSINQPTSSPTPPKQMQKSTGKKKTHHCSDCGKSFTQQGTLQLHQRIHTGEKPYYCSDCGKSFNRQSHLQRHQRIHTGEKPYRCSDCGKSFNRQSTLQRHQRIHTGEKLYQCSDCGKSFSRQSHLQRHQRIHTGEKPYHCSDCGRSFTDQSYLKSHQRIHTGEKPYYCSDCGRSFTDQSTLKNHQRIHTGEKPYYCSDCGMSFSQQNTLKKHQRIHTGEKPYHCSDCGKSFSQQNTLKNHKRIHTGEKPHHCSDCGRSFTVQSILKKHQRIHTGEKPYHCSDCGRNFTDQSHLQKHQRIHTGEKPYFCSDCKKNFRYSSSLKKHKCSKISNGTGLGFQKHCKGKNWVN; this is translated from the coding sequence ATGGAATCCAGAAAAATGTCCATTAATCAGCCAAcatcctctcctactcctcccaaacaaatgcagaaaagtacaggcaagaagaaaactcaccactgctcagactgtgggaaaagttttactcaacagggtactctccaactacaccagcgcattcacactggagagaaaccgtattactgctcagactgtggtaaAAGTTTTAATcgtcagagtcatctccaacgccaccagcgcattcacactggagagaaaccgtatcgatgctcagactgtggcaaaAGTTTTAATCGTCAAAGTACTCTCCAacgccaccagcgcattcacactggagagaaattgtatcaatgctcagactgtggtaaAAGTTTTAGTcgtcagagtcatctccaacgccaccagcgcattcacactggagagaaaccgtatcactgctcagactgtgggaggagttttactgatCAAAGTTATCTCAAAagccaccagcgcattcacactggagagaaaccgtattactgctcagactgtggaaggaGTTTTACTGatcagagtactctcaaaaatcaccagcgcattcacacaggagagaaaccgtattactgctcagactgtgggatgagttttagtcaacagaatactctcaaaaaacaccagcgcattcacactggagagaaaccataccactgctcagactgtggaaagagttttagtcaacagaatactctcaaaaatcacaagcgcattcacactggagagaaaccgcatcactgctcagactgtgggaggagttttactgtTCAGAGTATTCTCaaaaaacatcagcgcattcacactggagagaaaccatatcactgctcagactgtgggaggaatttTACTGATCAGAgtcatctccaaaaacaccagcgcattcacactggagagaaaccgtattttTGCTCCGATTGTAAGAAGAACTTTAGGTATTCTAGTAGCCTGAAGAAACACAAATGCTCTAAGATCAGTAATGGAACAGGGTTAGGTTTCCAAAAACATTGTAAAGGTAAGAACTGGGTTAACTAG
- the LOC111190070 gene encoding zinc finger protein 665-like isoform X1, which yields MKFRKMSINQPTSSPTHPKQIQKSTDKKKTHHCPDCGKSFNRQSHLQCHQRIHTGEKPYHCSDCGKSFNLQSHLKRHQRIHTGEKPYRCSDCGKCFSCQSSLQCHQRIHTGEKPYHCSDCGKNFSLQSLLKRHQRIHTGEKPYRCSDCGKCFSRQSSLQCHQRIHTGEKPYHCLDCGKSFNSQSHLKRHQRIHTGEKPYHCSDCGRSFTNQSTLKTHQYIHTGEKPYYCSDCGRGFTDQSTLKKHQRIHTGEKPYYCLDCGNSFSQQNSLRKHQRIHTGEKPYHCSDCGRRFNSQSHLRHHQRIHTGEKPYYCSDCGRSFTYQSYLKKHQRVHTGEKPYCCFDCGKSFSHQSYLQCHQRIHTKEKPYYCFECGKNFSQRSHLLRHQRIHTGGKSYHCSDCGKSFSHQSYLQCHQRIHTKEKPYHCSDCGKSFSDQIHLQCHQRIHTGEKPYQCTDCGKSFNRQGHLQCHQRIHTGEKPYHCSDCGKSFTEQSHLKKHQRMHTGEKPYHCSDCEKSFRYSGSLKKHKCSKISNATG from the coding sequence ATGAAATTCAGAAAAATGTCCATTAATCAGCCAACATCCTCTCCTACTCATCCCAAACAAATCCAGAAAAGTACAGACAAGAAGAAAACTCACCACTGCCCAGACTGTGGTAAAAGTTTTAACCGTCAGAGTCATCTTCAatgccaccagcgcattcacactggagagaaaccgtatcactgctcagactgtggtaaAAGTTTTAATCTTCAGAGTCATCTCAAacgccaccagcgcattcacactggagagaaaccgtatcgatGCTCAGACTGTGGTAAATGTTTTAGTTGTCAGAGTAGTCTCCAatgccaccagcgcattcacactggagagaaaccgtatcactgctcagactgtggtaaAAATTTTAGTCTTCAGAGTCTTCTCAAacgccaccagcgcattcacactggagagaaaccgtatcgatGCTCAGACTGTGGTAAATGTTTTAGTCGTCAGAGTAGTCTCCAatgccaccagcgcattcacactggagagaaaccgtatcactgcttagactgtggtaAAAGTTTTAATAGTCAGAGTCATCTCAAacgccaccagcgcattcacactggagagaaaccgtatcactgctcagattgtgggaggagttttactaatcagagtactctcaaaacacaccagtacattcacactggagagaaaccgtattactgctcagactgtgggaggggTTTTACTGatcagagtactctcaaaaaacaccagcgcattcacactggagagaaaccgtattactgcttagactgtgggaacagttttagtCAACAGAATAGTCTcagaaaacaccagcgcattcacactggagagaaaccgtatcactgctcagactgtgggaggaggtTTAATAGTCAGAGTCACCTACGacaccaccagcgcattcacactggagaaaaaccgtattactgttcagactgtgggaggagttttacttaTCAGAgttatctcaaaaaacaccagcgtgttcacactggagagaaaccatattgctGCTTTGACTGTGGTAAAAGTTTTAGTCATCAGAGTTATCTCCAatgccaccagcgcattcacactaaagagaaaccgtattactgctttGAATGTGGAAAGAATTTTAGTCAGCGGAGTCATCTCCTacgccaccagcgcattcacactggagggaaatcgtatcactgctcagactgtggtaaAAGTTTTAGTCATCAGAGTTATCTCCAatgccaccagcgcattcacactaaagagaaaccatatcactgctcagactgtggtaaAAGTTTTAGTGATCAGATTCATCTCCAatgccaccagcgcattcacactggagagaaaccgtatcagtgtacAGACTGTGGTAAAAGTTTTAATCGTCAGGGTCATCTCCAatgccaccagcgcattcacactggagagaagccgtatcactgctcagactgtgggaagagctttactgaacagagtcatctcaaaaaacaccagcgcatgcacacaggagagaaaccatatcactgctcagactgtgagaagagctTCAGGTATTCTGGTAGCCTGAAGAAACATAAATGCTCTAAGATCAGTAATGCGACAGGGTAA